A genomic window from Blattabacterium cuenoti includes:
- a CDS encoding type III PLP-dependent enzyme domain-containing protein gives MKIKYYDLIHQTFDFPSEEFTIKNNFLEFHGISLIDLIKKYGTPLKFTYLPKISQNIQKAKKWFKKAIHYHKYNNKYTYCYCTKSSHFSFVLEEALKNNISIETSYAYDIEIVKNLYQKGKTNKNIEVICNGFKTHNYIENISNLINSGFYNTIPILDNIDELEKLNFFIHSPFKLGIRIASEEEPKFEFYTSRLGIGYKDIIVFYLNKIKNNPKIELKMLHFFINTGIKDTAYYWNELFKCLHIYAKLKKISPELDILNIGGGFPIKTSMSFQYNYEYMTNEIIYQIKNFCKKENISEPHIYTEFGTYTVGESGGIIYKILSQKKQNDREKWNMIDSSFMTTLPDTWAISRRFIMMAINRWNDSYERVFLGGLTCDSDDYYNSEQHINAIYLPYFHKKIPLYIGFFNTGAYQDTISGYGGVHHCLIPQPIHILINQNKEKKFFYKIFRNSQNPEEILKILGY, from the coding sequence ATGAAAATTAAATATTATGATCTTATCCATCAAACTTTTGATTTTCCATCCGAAGAATTTACTATTAAAAATAATTTTTTAGAATTTCATGGAATTTCTTTAATAGATCTTATTAAAAAATATGGAACTCCTTTAAAATTTACTTATTTACCAAAAATTTCTCAAAATATACAAAAAGCTAAAAAATGGTTTAAAAAAGCCATTCATTATCATAAATATAATAATAAATATACTTATTGTTATTGTACAAAAAGTTCTCATTTTTCCTTTGTATTAGAGGAAGCTTTAAAAAATAATATTAGTATTGAAACTTCATATGCTTATGATATAGAAATTGTTAAAAATCTTTATCAAAAAGGTAAAACAAATAAAAATATTGAAGTTATTTGTAATGGATTTAAAACTCATAATTATATAGAAAATATATCAAATTTAATTAATTCTGGTTTTTATAATACTATTCCTATATTAGATAATATTGATGAATTAGAAAAATTAAATTTTTTTATTCATTCTCCTTTTAAATTAGGAATTCGTATTGCTTCTGAAGAAGAACCAAAATTTGAATTTTATACTTCACGTTTAGGAATAGGTTATAAAGATATCATTGTTTTTTATTTAAATAAAATAAAAAATAATCCTAAAATAGAATTAAAAATGTTACATTTCTTTATTAATACTGGAATTAAAGATACAGCATACTATTGGAATGAACTTTTTAAATGTTTACATATTTACGCTAAATTAAAAAAAATTTCTCCAGAATTAGATATTTTGAATATAGGAGGAGGTTTTCCTATTAAAACATCTATGTCATTTCAATATAATTATGAATATATGACTAATGAAATTATTTATCAAATAAAAAATTTTTGCAAAAAAGAAAATATTTCAGAACCACATATATATACGGAATTTGGAACTTATACAGTAGGAGAAAGTGGTGGAATAATCTATAAAATACTTAGTCAAAAAAAACAAAATGATAGAGAAAAATGGAATATGATAGATAGTTCTTTTATGACTACATTACCTGATACCTGGGCTATAAGTAGAAGATTTATTATGATGGCAATTAATCGTTGGAATGATTCTTATGAAAGAGTATTTTTAGGAGGACTTACTTGTGATAGTGATGATTATTATAATTCAGAACAACATATTAATGCTATTTATCTTCCTTATTTTCATAAAAAAATTCCCCTTTATATTGGTTTTTTTAATACAGGAGCCTATCAAGATACTATTAGTGGATATGGAGGCGTTCATCATTGCTTAATCCCACAACCTATTCATATTCTTATTAATCAAAATAAAGAAAAAAAATTTTTTTATAAAATTTTTCGTAATTCTCAAAATCCTGAAGAAATATTAAAAATATTAGGATATTAA
- the speB gene encoding agmatinase codes for MKKKTFANIPKKYATMKKSQIVLIPVPYDYTSTWKKGSKKGPNSFLYASKYMELYDIETNSEVYKRGIFIVPPIINSSFISSKKMIKKVYNITKKYLLLKKFVTLIGGEHSISIGSIRAFGEKYKNMSILHLDAHADLRSIYNGNIYNHACSMHEASKKYPIIHIGIRSMDILEMKYIKKENIFYGHEIFINDLWMDKAITRLSKNVFLSIDIDVFDPSITPSTGTPEPGGMLWYQTLKFLKMVFEKKKVIGFDIVELLPNKKESSTDFLVVKLYYKLLSYKYELMTYKKT; via the coding sequence ATGAAAAAAAAAACATTTGCAAATATTCCTAAAAAATATGCAACAATGAAAAAATCTCAAATAGTCCTTATTCCAGTTCCTTATGATTATACATCTACATGGAAAAAAGGATCTAAAAAAGGACCTAATTCCTTTTTATATGCATCAAAATATATGGAATTATATGATATTGAAACCAATTCAGAAGTTTATAAAAGAGGTATTTTTATTGTTCCCCCTATTATCAATTCTTCATTTATTTCTTCAAAAAAAATGATAAAAAAAGTGTATAATATTACTAAAAAATATCTGTTACTAAAAAAATTTGTTACTCTTATTGGAGGTGAACATTCCATATCTATAGGTAGTATTCGTGCCTTTGGAGAAAAATATAAAAATATGAGTATTCTTCATTTAGATGCTCATGCAGATTTACGATCAATATATAATGGAAATATTTATAATCACGCATGTTCTATGCATGAAGCTTCTAAAAAATATCCTATTATACACATAGGAATTCGTAGTATGGATATATTAGAAATGAAATATATAAAAAAAGAAAATATATTTTATGGTCATGAAATTTTTATCAATGATTTATGGATGGATAAAGCAATTACAAGACTTTCTAAAAATGTATTTTTAAGTATAGATATCGATGTTTTTGATCCAAGTATAACTCCTTCAACAGGAACTCCAGAACCAGGAGGAATGTTATGGTATCAAACTTTAAAATTTTTAAAAATGGTTTTTGAAAAAAAAAAAGTTATAGGATTTGATATTGTTGAACTTTTACCTAATAAAAAAGAATCTTCTACAGATTTTTTAGTAGTTAAACTTTATTATAAATTATTATCATATAAATATGAATTAATGACTTATAAAAAAACATGA
- the cmk gene encoding (d)CMP kinase: MNKKMIIAIDGYSSSGKSTLAKNLSNKLKYDYIDTGAMYRCIALLGIRKNIFNSDLWNITNFIPLIKNIKFQFKYNKKYNKTDIIFNNENVKSKIRSIKIENKVSLIARIPEIRNELTIIQKNFENKKGIVMDGRDIGSIIFPQSELKIFMKGSIEVRAYRRYQNFKKIGQNISFERIKKNLLLRDMIDISRKNSPLKKSINSIEIDNTFLSREEQLNFILKIINNYHKKKYGYETIT, translated from the coding sequence ATGAATAAAAAAATGATTATAGCTATAGATGGATATTCATCTTCTGGAAAAAGTACTTTAGCTAAAAATCTATCTAACAAATTAAAATATGATTATATAGATACAGGTGCTATGTATAGATGTATAGCTTTATTAGGTATTAGAAAAAACATTTTTAATAGCGATTTATGGAATATAACAAATTTTATTCCTTTAATAAAAAATATTAAATTTCAATTTAAATATAATAAAAAATATAATAAGACAGATATTATTTTCAATAATGAAAATGTAAAATCTAAAATACGTTCAATAAAAATAGAAAATAAAGTTAGTTTAATTGCTAGAATACCAGAAATTCGTAATGAATTAACTATCATACAAAAAAATTTTGAAAATAAAAAAGGAATTGTAATGGATGGAAGAGATATTGGTTCTATAATTTTTCCTCAATCAGAATTAAAAATTTTTATGAAAGGATCTATAGAAGTTCGTGCTTATAGAAGATATCAAAATTTTAAAAAAATAGGACAAAATATTTCTTTTGAAAGAATAAAAAAAAATCTTTTATTGAGAGATATGATAGATATTTCTCGTAAAAATTCTCCTTTAAAAAAATCTATTAATTCTATAGAAATAGATAATACTTTTCTAAGTAGAGAAGAACAATTAAATTTTATATTAAAAATTATAAATAATTATCATAAAAAAAAATATGGATATGAAACTATTACATAA
- the fabG gene encoding 3-oxoacyl-[acyl-carrier-protein] reductase, with translation MKLLHNKIAIVTGGSGDIGEYIVKTFVKHGAYVIFTFCKSKQKANKLTFELKNYVESYEINLNNFNDSKNFIQKIIKKFGNIDILVNNAGIIKDNFLLRMSEKTWDKVIKTNIYSIFNITKYVIAPMIKQKKGSIINMSSVIGITGNSGQSNYAASKAGIIGFTKSIAKELGKKNIRCNVIAPGYISTKMNDHFSLKIKENWIKNIPLKRAGSPQDIANCSLFLASDLSNYITGSVLNVNGGLI, from the coding sequence ATGAAACTATTACATAATAAAATAGCAATAGTTACAGGTGGATCAGGTGATATTGGAGAATATATTGTAAAAACATTTGTAAAACATGGAGCATATGTTATATTTACTTTTTGTAAATCAAAACAAAAAGCAAATAAATTAACTTTTGAATTAAAAAATTATGTAGAATCTTACGAAATTAATTTGAATAATTTTAATGATTCCAAAAATTTTATTCAAAAAATTATTAAAAAATTTGGAAATATCGATATATTAGTTAATAATGCAGGAATTATAAAAGATAATTTTTTATTAAGAATGTCTGAAAAAACTTGGGATAAAGTTATTAAAACTAATATTTATTCTATTTTTAATATCACTAAATATGTTATAGCCCCCATGATTAAACAAAAAAAAGGAAGCATTATTAATATGAGTTCTGTAATAGGAATAACAGGAAATTCTGGACAATCTAATTATGCAGCATCTAAAGCTGGAATTATTGGATTTACTAAATCTATAGCTAAAGAATTAGGAAAAAAAAATATTCGTTGTAATGTCATCGCTCCTGGTTATATATCTACAAAAATGAATGATCATTTTTCATTAAAAATAAAAGAAAATTGGATTAAAAATATTCCATTAAAAAGAGCAGGATCTCCTCAAGATATAGCTAATTGTAGCTTATTTTTAGCTTCTGATTTATCTAATTATATTACTGGATCTGTATTAAATGTTAATGGTGGTTTGATTTAA
- the menD gene encoding 2-succinyl-5-enolpyruvyl-6-hydroxy-3-cyclohexene-1-carboxylic-acid synthase: MIYSNKKIVQSLGEILIAKSINQIIISPGSRNAPIIIHFTQNKFFKTYSIVDERCAGFFALGIAQQIKKPVVLSCTSGSAVVNYYPAVTEAFYQKMPLIFITADRPQEIVDIFEGQTIYQKNIFKNHVVTSIQLTEDESKIGLWYNDRLINESINNCILTNKPIHINIPFSEPLYGTTNFLQVKPKIIHSFSIKNYFYKTKYYKKQKYIWKKSKKKMILLGLYHSKKKMEKFLKKLNIDPSIVIFTDNTSNIDGHLFFSCIDKLIVNMKDQDWIQFKPHILLTIGVNILSKKIKFFLRKYPPKYHWHIEDNLKNYPDTYYQLTHFFPIKPEIFFNFFYTNDLIDSDYKHKWEILRINLKKKNNFFLKKEKSFSDLKVLFLIFKFIPDHSILQLGNSTIIRYYQLFDEKRSTIQSYCNRGTSGIDGSLSTAIGFSVNSKKRVTIIIGDISFFYDSNALWNNYIPNNFRIILINNGGGNIFNIIKEKKLSKKVINFFVTKHIFTAKKICEMYNFKYKKVSNIFSLKKSLSIFWNTSNSPFLLEVNTKPYNNAKIFKKYLSYLS; this comes from the coding sequence ATGATATATTCTAATAAAAAAATTGTACAAAGTTTAGGAGAAATTTTAATAGCAAAATCTATTAATCAAATAATTATTTCTCCAGGATCTAGAAATGCTCCAATTATTATACATTTTACACAAAATAAATTTTTTAAAACTTATAGTATTGTTGACGAACGTTGTGCTGGTTTTTTTGCTTTAGGAATTGCACAACAAATTAAAAAACCTGTAGTACTTAGCTGTACCTCTGGATCTGCTGTCGTTAATTATTATCCTGCAGTCACAGAAGCATTTTATCAAAAAATGCCTCTTATTTTTATTACAGCAGATCGTCCTCAAGAAATTGTAGATATATTTGAAGGACAAACTATTTATCAAAAAAATATTTTTAAAAATCATGTAGTAACTTCTATACAATTAACAGAAGATGAATCTAAAATAGGATTATGGTATAATGATCGATTAATTAATGAATCAATTAATAATTGTATTTTAACAAATAAACCAATACATATAAATATTCCTTTTTCAGAACCTCTTTATGGAACTACTAATTTTTTACAAGTAAAACCTAAAATTATTCATTCTTTCTCTATAAAAAATTATTTTTATAAAACTAAATATTATAAAAAACAAAAATATATATGGAAAAAATCCAAAAAAAAAATGATTTTATTAGGTTTATATCATTCAAAAAAAAAAATGGAAAAATTTTTAAAAAAATTAAATATAGATCCTTCTATTGTAATTTTTACAGATAATACATCTAATATCGATGGACATTTATTTTTTTCTTGCATAGATAAACTAATTGTAAATATGAAAGACCAAGATTGGATTCAATTTAAACCTCATATTTTATTAACTATTGGTGTAAATATTTTATCAAAAAAAATTAAATTCTTTTTAAGAAAATATCCTCCGAAATATCATTGGCATATAGAAGATAATTTAAAAAATTATCCAGATACTTATTATCAATTAACTCATTTTTTTCCTATAAAACCAGAAATATTTTTTAATTTTTTTTATACTAATGATTTAATTGATTCAGATTATAAACATAAATGGGAAATATTAAGAATAAATTTAAAAAAAAAAAATAATTTTTTTCTAAAAAAAGAAAAAAGTTTTTCAGATCTTAAAGTATTATTTTTAATTTTTAAATTTATTCCAGATCATTCTATTTTGCAATTAGGAAATAGTACTATCATACGATATTATCAACTTTTTGATGAAAAAAGATCTACAATACAATCATATTGTAATAGAGGAACATCAGGAATAGATGGATCTCTTTCTACTGCTATAGGTTTTTCTGTAAATAGTAAAAAAAGAGTAACTATAATTATTGGAGATATAAGTTTTTTTTACGATAGTAATGCTTTATGGAATAATTATATACCAAATAATTTTAGAATTATATTAATTAATAATGGAGGAGGAAATATTTTTAATATTATAAAAGAAAAAAAATTATCTAAAAAAGTAATTAATTTTTTTGTAACGAAACATATTTTTACTGCAAAAAAAATTTGTGAAATGTATAATTTTAAATATAAAAAAGTATCCAATATTTTTTCTTTAAAAAAAAGTTTATCCATTTTTTGGAATACATCAAATTCCCCTTTTCTCTTAGAGGTAAATACTAAACCGTATAATAATGCTAAAATTTTTAAAAAATATTTATCATATCTTTCTTAA
- a CDS encoding SanA/YdcF family protein, with product MKQIFFITSFFIIFCYIGISLCSIKNSYDSINKIPYNKFGVVLGTSKYLYGGGVNAYFKYRIDAAYLLFVHKKIRYIIVSGDNRNKNYNEPKMMKKELMKKGVPGYLIYEDFFGISTLHSILRVYKIFNKKKFTIISQKFHNERAIFISKFLGLDVIGFNAKSLSFDFKIQLREIFARIKVLWNLFLLKKDMINIF from the coding sequence ATAAAACAGATATTTTTTATTACATCTTTTTTTATTATTTTTTGTTATATTGGAATAAGTTTATGCTCCATAAAAAATAGTTATGATAGTATTAATAAAATCCCATATAATAAATTTGGTGTTGTTTTAGGTACTTCTAAATATTTATATGGAGGTGGTGTAAATGCTTATTTTAAATATAGAATAGATGCGGCTTATTTACTTTTTGTTCATAAAAAGATTCGTTATATTATTGTTAGTGGAGATAACAGAAATAAAAATTATAATGAACCAAAAATGATGAAAAAAGAATTAATGAAAAAAGGAGTTCCTGGATATTTAATATATGAAGATTTTTTTGGTATCAGTACTCTACATTCTATATTAAGAGTATATAAAATATTTAATAAAAAAAAATTTACTATTATTTCTCAAAAATTTCATAATGAAAGAGCTATTTTTATTAGTAAATTTTTAGGATTAGATGTTATAGGTTTTAATGCAAAAAGTCTTTCTTTTGATTTTAAAATACAATTAAGAGAAATTTTTGCTAGAATTAAAGTTTTATGGAATCTTTTTCTTCTTAAGAAAGATATGATAAATATTTTTTAA
- a CDS encoding preprotein translocase subunit SecA produces MSLFRTIFNKLLGNKNEKDLQKVKKILIYLKKEEKQISFLSDDELRNKTKEFKKIIKNYTKKFFKKNKYFIEQIKKKSYSLNSLENFSFQKEKNKEEYDKEEKKILNHLLYKAFAVIKETAKRFKEKKKLVVTCTPFDEKISKSKSYVKLHNNMAIWTNEWDAYGKPIIWDMVHYDVQLMGGIVLHQGKIAEMATGEGKTFVATLTAYLNALPGKGVHIVTVNNYLSKRDANWMAPLMEFHGLTVDCIDHYPSSNIYMRKKAYLADITYGTNNEFCFDYLRDNMVSSKEDLVQRELNYAIIDEIDSVLIDEARTPLIISGPVISDKDNRNEFKFFKKKVEDLINKQNIEVKNFFIKSKNLIQSGNKKLGGFKLFQAYRGLPKKKYLIKFLNEDNIRLLLQKVESQYLQDHGREMYQVDKDLYFVIDEKNNTVELTDKGIEFLSKNAENTSFFIIPDINLEIIELEKKNLLKEKEIKEKEKLLKNFTIKLQRLHIINQLLKAYTLFEKNIDYVVLNGKVKIVDEQTGRIMEGRRYSDGLHQAIEAKENVYIESPSQTFATITLQNYFRMYKKISGMTGTAVTESNEFWDIYKLDVVVIPTHKKIQRKDFQDFVFKTKREKYNAIIEKIIFLSKKKKRPILVGTTSVEVSEFLSRALKFKKISHNVLNAKLHDKEAEIIAKAGFPGSVTIATNMAGRGTDIKLSKEVIQYGGLAVLGTERHDSRRVDNQLRGRSGRQGDPGSSQFYVSLEDNLIRLFIDSERLSKLMDHFGHKEGDIIQHSLLTKSIERAQKKIESNNFSMRKRLLDYDDVINKQREFIYQKRKNALCEDELSLDIYNMIYHLLEILINQFVNDFKSLEYEFFQIFHIKFPFKETEFFSYKDSYCIDKLHNIILNFYKKKKKK; encoded by the coding sequence ATGAGTTTATTTAGAACAATATTTAATAAATTATTAGGAAATAAAAATGAAAAAGATCTTCAAAAGGTTAAGAAAATTTTAATTTATCTTAAAAAAGAAGAAAAACAAATATCATTTTTATCAGATGATGAATTAAGAAATAAAACCAAAGAATTTAAAAAAATTATTAAAAATTATACTAAAAAATTTTTTAAAAAAAATAAATATTTTATTGAACAAATCAAAAAAAAATCTTATTCTTTAAATTCTTTAGAAAATTTTTCTTTTCAAAAAGAAAAAAATAAAGAAGAATATGATAAAGAAGAAAAAAAAATATTAAATCATCTTTTATATAAAGCTTTTGCTGTAATTAAAGAAACAGCAAAACGTTTTAAAGAAAAAAAAAAACTTGTAGTAACATGTACTCCATTTGATGAAAAAATTTCAAAAAGTAAATCTTATGTAAAATTACATAATAATATGGCCATTTGGACAAATGAATGGGATGCATATGGAAAACCTATTATTTGGGATATGGTTCATTATGATGTTCAATTAATGGGAGGGATTGTTTTACATCAAGGAAAAATTGCTGAAATGGCTACAGGAGAAGGTAAAACATTTGTAGCAACATTAACAGCTTATCTAAATGCTTTACCTGGAAAAGGAGTACATATTGTAACAGTGAATAATTATTTATCTAAAAGAGATGCTAATTGGATGGCACCTTTAATGGAATTTCATGGATTAACAGTAGATTGTATTGATCATTATCCATCTTCTAATATTTATATGCGTAAAAAAGCTTATTTAGCTGATATTACTTATGGAACTAATAATGAATTTTGTTTTGATTATTTACGAGATAATATGGTATCTTCTAAAGAAGATTTGGTTCAAAGAGAATTAAATTATGCTATTATAGATGAAATTGATTCTGTTTTAATAGATGAAGCTCGTACTCCATTAATCATTTCAGGACCCGTAATTTCAGATAAAGATAATAGAAATGAATTTAAATTTTTTAAAAAAAAAGTAGAAGATCTTATTAATAAACAAAATATAGAAGTAAAAAATTTTTTTATAAAATCTAAAAATTTAATTCAATCTGGAAATAAAAAATTAGGAGGGTTTAAACTTTTTCAAGCATATAGAGGTTTACCTAAAAAAAAATATTTAATTAAATTTCTCAATGAGGATAATATTCGTTTACTTTTACAAAAAGTAGAAAGTCAATATTTACAAGATCATGGAAGAGAAATGTATCAAGTAGATAAAGATTTATATTTTGTAATTGATGAAAAAAATAATACTGTAGAATTAACAGATAAAGGAATTGAATTTTTATCTAAAAATGCAGAAAATACAAGTTTTTTTATTATTCCTGATATTAATTTAGAAATAATTGAATTAGAAAAAAAAAATCTTTTAAAAGAAAAAGAAATTAAAGAAAAAGAAAAACTTTTAAAAAATTTTACAATTAAATTACAAAGATTACATATTATTAATCAATTACTTAAAGCGTATACTTTATTTGAAAAAAATATAGATTATGTAGTATTAAATGGAAAAGTAAAAATAGTAGATGAACAAACTGGTCGCATTATGGAAGGTAGACGTTATTCTGATGGTCTTCATCAAGCAATTGAAGCAAAAGAAAATGTATATATAGAATCTCCTAGTCAAACTTTTGCAACAATTACTTTACAAAATTATTTCAGAATGTATAAAAAAATATCTGGAATGACAGGAACTGCTGTAACAGAATCTAATGAATTTTGGGATATCTATAAATTAGATGTAGTAGTAATTCCAACACATAAAAAAATACAAAGAAAAGATTTTCAAGATTTTGTTTTTAAAACTAAACGTGAAAAATATAATGCTATTATAGAAAAAATTATTTTTCTATCTAAGAAAAAAAAACGTCCTATTCTTGTTGGAACTACTTCTGTAGAAGTTTCTGAATTTCTTAGTAGAGCTTTAAAATTTAAAAAAATATCTCATAACGTTTTAAATGCTAAATTACATGATAAAGAAGCAGAAATTATAGCAAAAGCTGGTTTTCCTGGATCTGTTACTATAGCTACTAATATGGCAGGAAGAGGTACGGATATAAAATTATCTAAAGAAGTAATACAATATGGAGGATTAGCTGTTTTAGGAACAGAAAGACATGATTCTAGAAGAGTGGATAATCAATTAAGAGGACGTTCAGGTCGACAAGGAGATCCTGGTAGTTCTCAATTTTATGTATCCTTAGAAGATAATTTAATTCGCTTATTTATTGATTCAGAAAGATTATCTAAATTAATGGATCATTTTGGACATAAAGAAGGTGATATCATACAACATTCATTATTAACAAAATCTATAGAAAGAGCACAAAAAAAAATAGAAAGTAATAATTTTAGTATGCGGAAACGTTTATTAGATTATGATGATGTAATTAATAAACAAAGAGAATTTATTTATCAAAAAAGAAAAAATGCTTTATGTGAAGATGAATTAAGTTTAGATATTTATAATATGATATATCATCTATTAGAAATATTAATAAATCAATTTGTTAATGATTTTAAAAGTTTAGAATATGAATTTTTTCAAATTTTTCATATAAAATTTCCATTTAAAGAAACAGAATTTTTTTCTTATAAAGATAGTTATTGTATTGATAAACTTCATAATATAATTTTGAATTTTTATAAAAAGAAAAAAAAAAAATAA
- a CDS encoding DUF2795 domain-containing protein, translating into MYWTLELASHLEDAPWPATKDELIDFAIRTGAPLEVVENLQQLENGEGEVFESIEDIWADYPRDDEDFYWNRDEYEL; encoded by the coding sequence ATGTATTGGACTTTAGAATTAGCTTCTCATTTAGAAGATGCACCTTGGCCAGCGACAAAAGATGAATTAATTGATTTTGCTATTAGAACTGGAGCTCCATTAGAAGTAGTAGAAAATCTTCAACAATTAGAAAATGGAGAAGGAGAAGTTTTTGAATCAATAGAAGATATTTGGGCTGATTATCCACGTGATGATGAAGATTTTTATTGGAATAGAGATGAATATGAACTTTAA
- the fmt gene encoding methionyl-tRNA formyltransferase has product MKKYPRIVFIGSTFFSFFSLKKLYIKKYNIVGIITNPNPPKNKKRISIDYIKQYALKNHIPILQPKNLIDPFFLKILKTWKADIQIVVAFRFLPKVVWNYPKMGTINLHASLLPQYKGAAPIHWAIINGENITGLTTFFINNKIDSGKIIFQKKIKIKKNETYGELENKLKKISIFLIIKTLKGLIKKTIQPINQKNIHSSLLKYAPKISTNYCKIDWNTPYIKDIYNKIRGLSPHPTAWTLLFFNKFKFVRFKIFFVKIIKKIHKFPIGLVFFSKKEMKISVNEGFVSIIEGQIEGKKKMNIKNIINGFKIKKNLFVQ; this is encoded by the coding sequence ATGAAAAAATATCCTAGGATTGTTTTTATAGGTTCTACTTTTTTTTCTTTTTTTTCTTTAAAAAAATTATATATAAAAAAATATAATATTGTAGGGATTATAACAAATCCAAATCCACCTAAAAATAAAAAAAGAATATCTATTGATTACATCAAACAATATGCACTAAAAAATCATATTCCTATTTTACAGCCGAAAAATCTTATTGATCCTTTTTTTTTAAAAATATTGAAAACTTGGAAAGCGGATATACAAATTGTTGTTGCTTTTCGTTTTTTACCTAAAGTAGTTTGGAATTATCCAAAAATGGGGACTATCAATTTACATGCATCTTTACTTCCACAATATAAAGGAGCAGCCCCTATTCATTGGGCAATTATCAATGGAGAAAATATAACAGGATTAACTACTTTTTTTATTAATAATAAAATAGATTCTGGAAAAATTATTTTTCAAAAAAAAATAAAAATAAAAAAAAATGAAACTTATGGAGAACTTGAAAATAAATTAAAAAAAATAAGTATTTTTTTAATTATAAAAACATTAAAAGGTCTTATAAAAAAGACAATTCAACCTATTAATCAAAAAAATATTCATTCTTCATTGTTAAAATATGCTCCTAAGATATCTACTAATTATTGTAAAATTGATTGGAATACTCCATATATTAAGGATATTTATAATAAAATTAGAGGATTAAGTCCTCATCCAACTGCATGGACTTTATTATTTTTCAATAAATTTAAATTTGTTAGATTTAAAATTTTTTTTGTGAAAATAATAAAAAAAATACATAAATTTCCAATTGGATTAGTTTTTTTTTCTAAAAAAGAAATGAAAATTTCAGTCAATGAAGGTTTTGTATCTATTATTGAAGGACAAATAGAAGGTAAAAAAAAAATGAATATTAAAAATATAATAAATGGATTTAAAATAAAAAAAAATTTATTTGTTCAGTAA
- a CDS encoding HU family DNA-binding protein: MNKTELVNSIAEKTEITKIKVKNVIDAFIETVIKSLKKGNKVTLVGFGTFSIIERNPRNGINPRTGKKIFIPGKKVAKFKIGTELINL; this comes from the coding sequence ATGAACAAAACAGAATTAGTAAATTCAATAGCAGAAAAAACAGAAATTACAAAAATAAAAGTAAAAAATGTTATAGATGCATTTATTGAAACAGTAATTAAATCTTTAAAAAAAGGGAATAAAGTTACTTTAGTTGGATTTGGAACTTTTTCTATAATAGAAAGAAACCCTAGGAATGGAATTAATCCTAGAACAGGAAAAAAAATTTTTATTCCAGGAAAAAAAGTAGCTAAATTTAAAATAGGAACAGAATTAATAAATTTATAA